Genomic segment of Natronoarchaeum philippinense:
CGTCGTGGCCCACGAGGGCGTCGACGCCGTCGTCGTTGGCGCCGACGCGGTGTTGCCCGACGGGCGTGTCGTCAACAAAACCGGCACCCGCGCCGCGGCGCTTTCGGCGGCCCGCGAGGACATTCCCGTCTACGCCGTCGCCGCGAGCGACAAGATCACGCACCGCGAGACGGTCAACATCGAGACCGGCGACGCCGGGGCGATCTACGACGGTCCGGCCGACCTCGACGTACTCAACCCGACGTTCGACGTGACGCCGGCCGACCTGATCGACGCCGTCGTCACCGAGCGCGGACGCCTCGACGCCGACGAGGTCGGTGCCGTCGCCGAAGATCACGCCGAGCTGACGAGCTGGCGGGAGTAGTTATCGCTGGTGCGAGGTGCCAGCGGGCGCCAGACGCAACAGTGAAACGGCGCCGCGGCCTACGACCGGCAGGCGGCAGTGACGAAGGTTACCCCCACCGAGCCCCTTGTGACGACGCCTTCACCCGAGCCGCCTTCTGCGATGGACGACAGGTTCTGAGCGCTCGCTGTCTCCGGGACGGCACCGCGATCGCTGACGAAAGTAAGAAAATTTAACACGAGCGCCGGAAGTCCGTGTAGCATGCATCGAAGACAGTTTGTCGCCGCTGCGTCGGTTGGTTTCACGTCGATTCTCGCTGGCTGTTCCGACGAACCGGGCGGCGGCATCGACGGCGGGCTCGAGGTGACAGACGTGACGGCGTCGAACACGATCGCCGGCAACGTCGAACTCGGCGTGCTGGTTTCTAATAGCTCTTCGGAGTCGGCGTCGGCGACGCTGTACGGCGAAGTCGATGTCGAGGGCGGCGACGCCTACACCGAGTCCCGGTCGATCACCGTCAGCCCGGACGGGTCGAACTCCTACGAGCTGGGGATCGACGTGGCCGTCTCTGACTCGTTAAGTGGCTCGTCCTACGAGTACCGGGCGTGGGTCGAGGCCTAGGCTAGGCCGACGATCACGCCAGCTCCGCGACGGCGAGAAGAATAGTCGGCGCGACAAGCAACACGAGGCCGACGACGATCAACAGCGCCGGGATCACCAACAGCCCCATCTCGGTGCCGAGCCAGAGGGCGAGGCCGGCCAGAATGGCCAGCAAGCCCAGAATCCGCAGCGCCCAGGTGATCAGTCCCTCGAAGCCCGAATCGGCGAGCACTTCGACCACTTCGAGCGCTTCGTCCATACAGGGGTCTGGCAGTTCCGGTCTGTTAAAAACTGGGGACTCCAGCGACGGTCGAATGCTACGACTTTTTGATCGACCGTGGCGAATGCCCTGCCATGCCAATCGACAGCATACAGCGGCTTGGCGTCCACGAGTCGGTGTCGGCGGTGTTCCCGCCCGAGCGTCTCGATGCCGCGCTTGCCGATCTCGACGCCGAGGTCGAACTCGTCGGCGACGATCCCGACCGCGTCGCCGACTGCGACGGGCTCGTCACGTTCGCCTATCGGGACTACTTCGTCGACGCAGTCGAGTGGATTCACACGATTCAGGCGGGCTACGACCGGTTTCCACTGGAGACGTTCGAGTCAGAGGGCATCGTGCTGACCAACAGCACCGGCATCCACGACGACAGCGTCGGCGAGACGGTTGCGGGGTACATGCTCTCGCTTGCCCGGCGACTCCACACCTACGCGGCGAACCAGCAGGCCCGCGAGTGGGATCGGCCGGACTGGGACGAGCCGTTCACGATCGCCGGCGAATCGCTCTGTGTCGTCGGGCTCGGCACGCTCGGTCGCGGCATCGCCGAGCGAGCCGACGCGCTGGGGATGGAAGTGACCGGCGTCCGTCGGACACCCGAGCCCGTCCCCGGCGTCGAGGAGGTCTACAGTCCTGACGAGCTTCACGACGCCATCGAGGAGGCGAAGTTCGTCGTGCTGGCGGTGCCACTGACGGACGACACTCGGAATCTCGTCGGACGAGACGAACTCGATGCGATGGCCGACGACGCGTACCTGCTCAACGTCGCCCGCGGCGGCGTCGTCGACCAGCCCGCGCTCGTCGACGCCATCGAGCGGGACGCCATCGCCGGCGCCGCGCTGGACGTGTTCGAGAACGAGCCGTTGTCGGAAGACTCGCCGCTGTGGGACGCCGACGACGTGATCGTCACGCCCCACGCCGCCGCGGCGACGCGGGACTACTTCCGGTCGATCGACGAGCTGGTCCGCGAGAACGTCGCCCGGATCGGCGCCGACGAGGAGTTGCACAACCGCGTGATCTGACTGCGGTGAGACTCACAGGAGCGACAGCAACGCGTCGCCGATCGTCCGCCGAAACGCATTGACGTCGATCTCCGTAGCGACGCTGGCAGTCGTCGGGGCGTCAGTCCCACGTCGTGTGTCCGCGATCGTCGCGCCCCGGCAGGGACCGTCGCCGTCGACGACCGACACCGGCTGCGCGTCGAGCGTCAGCACGTCGCCGAGCAGGTGGGCCGCGACGGCAGCGTCGTGGATGGCGTCGCCGCCGGCCTCGCGGACCTCCGCCGGATAGCTACACCACTCCGCGATCGTCGAGCCGGCCCCGCCGGCGCTCCGGAACTCGTCGGTCATCGACGCCGGGAGTCGCGCCTGATCGGTCACATCCAGCGGGACGAGCGTGGGCGCGGCCGTCTGGACGACGCGACTGGCCGCCGCCGGGTCGACGTAGACGTTGTATTCGGCCACGGGCGTGACGTTGCCCGCGGCCTCGAATGCGCCGCCCATCGCAACCATGCGCCCGATGCGGTCGGGGAGGCTCGGATCGAGTGCCAGCGCGACTGCGAGGTTGGTCAGCGGGCCCATGCAGGCGATCGTGAGATCGGTGCCGTGGGCGTCGACCTGCTCCC
This window contains:
- the ddh gene encoding D-2-hydroxyacid dehydrogenase yields the protein MPIDSIQRLGVHESVSAVFPPERLDAALADLDAEVELVGDDPDRVADCDGLVTFAYRDYFVDAVEWIHTIQAGYDRFPLETFESEGIVLTNSTGIHDDSVGETVAGYMLSLARRLHTYAANQQAREWDRPDWDEPFTIAGESLCVVGLGTLGRGIAERADALGMEVTGVRRTPEPVPGVEEVYSPDELHDAIEEAKFVVLAVPLTDDTRNLVGRDELDAMADDAYLLNVARGGVVDQPALVDAIERDAIAGAALDVFENEPLSEDSPLWDADDVIVTPHAAAATRDYFRSIDELVRENVARIGADEELHNRVI
- a CDS encoding nucleoside hydrolase → MSKVLIDADPGTDDAVALAALLAAEAVDVVGVTTVAGNSTVENTTANARSILELFGREDVPVARGCERPLVRSLSTGESIHGPGGLRGDLPAPTGTTTDAHAVEFIREQVDAHGTDLTIACMGPLTNLAVALALDPSLPDRIGRMVAMGGAFEAAGNVTPVAEYNVYVDPAAASRVVQTAAPTLVPLDVTDQARLPASMTDEFRSAGGAGSTIAEWCSYPAEVREAGGDAIHDAAVAAHLLGDVLTLDAQPVSVVDGDGPCRGATIADTRRGTDAPTTASVATEIDVNAFRRTIGDALLSLL